The DNA sequence AAAACGCTCCCAAACGCCAAAGAATGCTTTTTTCTTTTATGCTTTTTTTTCTTAGATATCAGCAAACAAAGCTTCAAAACTTGGCACTCATGCCGTGCCGGGCACACACTTTCTCCACGATGAGAAAGTGTGCAAAGAATCGCCAAGGGGCAAGCCCCTTGGTACCCCGCCGCCGAGATGTAGCAATGCTAAAAATGTTAAGCTTCGGTCGTGCTTATGCCGCACAGGCAGTGGCTTTCTTTTTGGCTGAAAAAGAAAGCCACCAAAGAAAAAAGCCTCCTCTGGCGGCAGGCAAACCATCGTTGCCCTTGGTTCTGTCATCGTGTGGAAGGGCAACGATTTTAAATCATCTAAGCCCGAAGCAAGAGGCACGGCCTCTATAATCCCAGCCGCTTGGCTGTATCCAAAATATCCGCTACCATTTCCTCCAGAGCCGTGGCCTCGGATTTAAAATAATCCCGCTGTTTGACCTTGGTATAGCGCTTGATCATCCGGCCAATATGATCGGGCAGAGCAGGGTCGGTGAGCAGATTATGGCGGATACTTTCCATCAGGTTGGCGCAATCCCGCATCAGTTCGCCGTATTCCCCTTCCGATTGAAGCCGGAAGCGGCTGACAAATTCCTGTTCATCCTCCGGGTCAAGAAAGGTGATCTCAATGAGGGAGGCCTCTCCCTTCATACTGCGTATCTTAGCGGCAAGAGCCCGAAAAGCGGCTATGCTCTTTTGGTTTTTGGGCAAAACAGCCACGCCCTGCTTGAAATAGGCAACACCCATTTCCTTGAGCTTTCGCCACACATACACCCGGTTTTTAGATGGGTTCACCGGCACATTATAGCCCAGCGCCACCCATTTTAGCTGTTGCATAGCATCCCCTTTTCCGGCAGGCGGCCTTTTGCCGCATTTTGCCCTTGGCTGTGATGATTCACAGGCCTCTATCTCTAATTGTAACAACTGTTAGCTTTTTGTCAACACCAAAGAGGGATTTTCCCGAGGAATCCTACTTTTTCATTGACATAACCACTCTCTTGGAAGTACTATTAGTATTGTGTATATAACCAATCCGCTTGGGCCAAGTTTGGGCATTTTGAATTGGGCTTTGCCCTTGCCTGAATGCCTGTTATTTTTATTGTTAAAACGGCGGATTTACCGCCAAGGAGGTTTTCATATGTCGTCATCCCCGCTGCAAATCCCAAAGGGCTATGCCTCTCCCTTAGGAGTAATCCAAACCGAAAAGGCCATCAAGCTAATCAAGGATACCTTTGAGCGCAATTTGGCAAAGGCTCTGCACCTGACCCGTGTTTCCGCCCCCTTGTTTGTGCGGCCCGAAACCGGCCTCAACGACAATCTCAACGGCACCGAGCGTCCGGTTCAGTTCGATGTGCTGGATATTGGCGCCGATGTGCAGGTTGTGCAGTCGCTGGCCAAGTGGAAGCGTCTGGCCCTCAAGCAGTATGGCTTTGAGCAGGGTCACGGCCTCTATACCGATATGAATGCCATCCGCCGGGATGAAGTTCTGGATAACCTGCATTCCGTTTATGTGGATCAGTGGGACTGGGAGGCTGTTATCTCCCGGGAATACCGCAATGAAACCTTTTTGCAGGATATTGTCCGCCGGATTGTTATGGCACTGCATATCACGCAGGATACCCTGCTTTTGCAGTTCCCCCAAGTGGCACCGGTGCTGGATGGCAGTGTAACCTTCCTTTCCACTCAGGAGCTGGAGGATGCTTATCCCGAGCTGACTCCCCAAGAGCGTGAAAACAAGGTGGCCAAGGAATATGGTGCCGTGTTCCTCACCCAAATCGGCGGCGCCCTGAAAAACGGCAAGCCCCACGATGGCCGTGCCCCCGATTACGATGACTGGAGCCTCAACGGTGATCTGCTGGTCTGGAACCCAGTTTTGGAGCGTTCCTTTGAGCTTTCCTCCATGGGTATTCGGGTGGATGCACAGTCCTTGGATGCACAGCTTCGCACCGCAGGCTGTGATGACCGCCGGAGTCTGCCCTTCCATAAGGCACTGCTGGCCGACCACCTTCCCCTGACCATCGGCGGGGGCATCGGCCAATCCCGTATGTGTATGCTGCTGCTGGGCAAGGCTCACATTGGTGAGGTACAATCCTCCGTTTGGCCGGAGCAGATGATTGCTGACTGCGAGGCCAATGGGATTCACCTACTGTAAGAGACATCGTCTCATTCGTCGGGCTTAGGTAGGCGAAAGAACCTTACCCTAATGCACGGTGGCATTGCAATTCAAGGGAAACCCTTTTCTTTGAACCCTTTCTTTTTCTAAAAGAAAGGGTGCCCGTGCGGCACAAGCACGGCCTAAGCTGAGCATCTTCGATGCTGCTGAATCTGGGCAGGGGAGGGTTCCAAGGGAGGACGCACCTCCCTTGGCGATTCTTTGCATCCTTTCTCATCGTGGAGAAAGGATGTGCCAGCCGCACGGCATGAGTGCGGGAGTGATGAATCTCAGCTCTGTAAAGCCATGAGAGATACCTTTACAGCATGATATTTCCTTGGCAATTCTTTACAACCTTTCTCATTGCTGAGAAAGGTTGTGCCAGTCTGTGCGGCATGCGCGCAGGCGCCAACATTTCAGGTTAAGTAAAAGTAAGAAAACAAACTGTTTTCTCTTTCAATAAGCGCAGAAAGGATCGGCATATATGAAAATTGGAGAAATTTTTGCCACACAGGTTTTTAATGATGCTGTTATGCGGGAACGACTCCCTAAAAAAATCTACCAAAGCCTGAAGGAGACCACCCGGCTGGGCGCACCCCTCAATCAGGAGATTGCCGATGTGGTGGCCGCCGCCATGAAGGATTGGGCCACCGGCCTTGGGGCTACCCATTATTCCCACTGGTTCCAGCCGCTCAACAACCTTTCCGCCGGAAAACACGATTCCTTTATTTCCACCACCCGGGATGGAAATGTTGTCACCGAGTTTTCTTCTTCCGCTTTGGTGAAAGGGGAGCCGGATGCTTCCTCCTTCCCCAGCGGCGGTCTGCGGGCCACCTTTGAGGCCCGTGGCTACACCACATGGGACCCCACCTCGCCTGCCTTTGTGCGGGATGGTACACTCTATATCCCCACCGCCTTCTGCTCCTATACCGGCGAAGCGCTGGATTCCAAAACACCGCTGCTGCGCTCCATGCAGGCTCTCAACAAGCAGGGACTGCGGCTTCTGCGTGCCTTGGGGCATAATGGTTCCCGCATGGTTTATGCCACCGTGGGAGCCGAGCAGGAATACTTCCTTATCGATAAGGAAAAGTATGAAAAGCGCCTTGACCTGAAGCTTTGCGGCCGCACCCTGCTGGGTGCCAAGCCCGCCAAGGGGCAGGAGCTGGAGGACCATTACTGCGGGCGCATTCGCCTGCGGGTTGCCAGCTACATGACCGAGCTGGATAATGCCCTGTGGGCGCTGGGTGTAACCTCCAAAACCAAACACAACGAGGCCGCTCCTGCCCAGCACGAGCTGGCCCCCATCTTTGAGCCGGTGAACACAGCGGTTGACCACAACCTGCTGACCATGGAGGTTATGCGGGTAACCGCCAAGCGCCACAACTTGGCCTGCCTGCTCCATGAAAAGCCCTTCGAGGGCATCAATGGTTCCGGTAAGCACAACAACTTTTCCATCTCCACCGACGATGGCCTGAACTTTCTGGACCCCGGCCAGCATCCGGAGGAAAACAAGCTGTTCCTCATTACTCTTTGCGCTCTGATCGAAGGGGTGGATACCTATGCCGACCTGATCCGCATGACCGCCGCTTCCCCCAGCAACGACCACCGCTTGGGTGGATACGAAGCGCCTCCCGCCATTATTTCCATCTTCCTTGGCGAAGCGCTTACCACCATGCTTTCCAACATTACAAAGGGCAGTACCGCCGGTGCCCACTCTTGCAGCAACCTTTACACCGATGTGGATGCCCTGCCCAATCTGGAGCGGGATGATTCCGACCGGAACCGTACCTCTCCCTTTGCCTTTA is a window from the Oscillospiraceae bacterium MB08-C2-2 genome containing:
- a CDS encoding Chromate resistance protein ChrB — encoded protein: MQQLKWVALGYNVPVNPSKNRVYVWRKLKEMGVAYFKQGVAVLPKNQKSIAAFRALAAKIRSMKGEASLIEITFLDPEDEQEFVSRFRLQSEGEYGELMRDCANLMESIRHNLLTDPALPDHIGRMIKRYTKVKQRDYFKSEATALEEMVADILDTAKRLGL
- the asnA gene encoding aspartate--ammonia ligase, with protein sequence MSSSPLQIPKGYASPLGVIQTEKAIKLIKDTFERNLAKALHLTRVSAPLFVRPETGLNDNLNGTERPVQFDVLDIGADVQVVQSLAKWKRLALKQYGFEQGHGLYTDMNAIRRDEVLDNLHSVYVDQWDWEAVISREYRNETFLQDIVRRIVMALHITQDTLLLQFPQVAPVLDGSVTFLSTQELEDAYPELTPQERENKVAKEYGAVFLTQIGGALKNGKPHDGRAPDYDDWSLNGDLLVWNPVLERSFELSSMGIRVDAQSLDAQLRTAGCDDRRSLPFHKALLADHLPLTIGGGIGQSRMCMLLLGKAHIGEVQSSVWPEQMIADCEANGIHLL
- a CDS encoding glutamine synthetase III, encoding MKIGEIFATQVFNDAVMRERLPKKIYQSLKETTRLGAPLNQEIADVVAAAMKDWATGLGATHYSHWFQPLNNLSAGKHDSFISTTRDGNVVTEFSSSALVKGEPDASSFPSGGLRATFEARGYTTWDPTSPAFVRDGTLYIPTAFCSYTGEALDSKTPLLRSMQALNKQGLRLLRALGHNGSRMVYATVGAEQEYFLIDKEKYEKRLDLKLCGRTLLGAKPAKGQELEDHYCGRIRLRVASYMTELDNALWALGVTSKTKHNEAAPAQHELAPIFEPVNTAVDHNLLTMEVMRVTAKRHNLACLLHEKPFEGINGSGKHNNFSISTDDGLNFLDPGQHPEENKLFLITLCALIEGVDTYADLIRMTAASPSNDHRLGGYEAPPAIISIFLGEALTTMLSNITKGSTAGAHSCSNLYTDVDALPNLERDDSDRNRTSPFAFTNNKFEFRMVGSSQSIAFCNTVLDAVAADVFSRFADRLEKAEDLELEISHIISETICNHGRILYNGNNYTQQWVEEAQKRGLPIISNSAQAAEAIVNPRNVEMLESLGILSSTECHARYEIHLENIVKVITMEAETMQQMVRQQILPSLTRFIGDTAASYNELAGAGFENAQLHGLLEKLSGLLSAIHCESVALEALEHTDHAVFSLKELANYMTDTIRPQMHALRTACDAAEALVASDVWPIPTYTDLLHRI